One Maribacter cobaltidurans genomic window carries:
- a CDS encoding efflux RND transporter permease subunit — translation MKLAEISIKRPSLVIVLFTILTLGGLFSYNQLGYELIPKFDRNIITVATIYPGASPSEIENTVTKKIEDAVASLENIKKIESRSYESLSTVAITLTDGANVDFSLNDAQRKINAIISDLPDDAKTPSLSKFSLSDLPIMTIGANGTMDEIKFYDLIDKKIAPLLSRINGVAQINLIGGQEREIQVNLDADRLQGYNLSIPQVQQTILASNLDFPTGNIQTRQQKILIRLAGKYKSVEELRNLVVADQDGIQVRLSDIADVQDSQKTPEKIARVNQKSAILLQVIKQSDANAVAVSEDIIKRITQLESDYRTIDLKLNVANDSSVFTLEAADSVIHDLLIAVLLVAIVMLFFLHSVRNSLIVMVSIPASLVATFIGFLFLDYTLNLMSLLGLSLVVGILVDDAIVVLENIYRHMEMGKNRVRAAYDGTAEIGGTVTSITLVIVVVFFPIAMSSGLVSKIITQFCVTIIISTLLSLLASFTIIPWLSSRFGKLEHITGKNLFGRLIIKFETQLKRFTNWISGLLTWCLDHYKTTLSVVLVIFFASIALVGAGFIGGEFFAASDRGEFLVQIELPKDASLEQSNFMAQKAEAFLNTQEEVKSLITTVGQTSEGLGASQATAYKAEINVQMVDEKERVDDSYVFAAKTKRRLEKILVGARVKTVPISLLGVAEEAPLALVVTGPSLDSAMVFARKAEAELYKIPGATEIELSVETGNPEINVQVDRDKMTSLGLSLQTVGLTMQTAFNGNTDGKFRAGEYEYDINIRYNSFNRKSIADVGDLILTNNQGREVKLSQFADIVEASGPSQLERRDKTASVTVKGQSVGRPAGTVADEWEAAFQDVERPTGVDYVWGGDKERQSEGFGTLGIAMLAAVILVYLVMVSLYDSFVHPFVVLFSIPLSFIGALLALALTNNSLNIFTILGIIMLIGLVCKNAIILVDFANERVRSGETVRNALIQANHARLRPILMTTIAMVFGMLPIALASGPGSGWKNGLAWVIIGGLISSLFLTLIIVPVIYNLMEKLVHRFTKGTKTDYEELMVADYEHKKLVDGFNPDHTL, via the coding sequence ATGAAATTAGCGGAAATTTCCATAAAAAGGCCTTCATTGGTCATTGTGCTGTTTACCATACTTACCCTCGGAGGCCTCTTTAGTTATAACCAACTGGGATATGAATTGATACCCAAATTCGACCGAAATATTATAACAGTCGCCACTATCTACCCAGGTGCCTCGCCCAGCGAAATCGAAAATACCGTGACAAAAAAAATAGAGGATGCGGTTGCCTCTCTGGAGAACATCAAAAAAATAGAATCCCGTTCTTATGAAAGTCTTTCCACGGTTGCGATTACCTTGACGGATGGTGCCAATGTTGATTTTTCCCTAAACGATGCACAACGGAAAATCAACGCCATTATCAGTGATTTGCCCGATGATGCCAAAACACCCTCCTTAAGTAAATTCTCATTGAGCGACCTTCCGATCATGACAATCGGTGCTAATGGCACGATGGATGAAATTAAGTTTTACGACCTTATCGATAAAAAAATTGCCCCTTTACTTTCTCGAATCAATGGTGTGGCACAGATAAATTTGATCGGGGGGCAAGAAAGGGAAATCCAGGTAAATTTAGACGCCGACCGACTACAGGGATATAACCTTTCCATACCTCAGGTCCAACAGACCATCCTGGCCTCGAATTTGGATTTCCCCACAGGAAATATTCAGACCAGACAGCAAAAAATATTGATCCGTTTGGCCGGAAAATATAAAAGCGTTGAAGAGCTGCGTAACCTAGTGGTCGCTGATCAAGATGGCATCCAAGTGAGGCTCAGTGATATTGCGGATGTTCAGGACAGTCAAAAAACACCCGAAAAAATTGCAAGGGTAAATCAAAAAAGTGCCATTCTATTGCAGGTGATCAAGCAGTCCGATGCCAATGCCGTGGCCGTAAGCGAAGATATTATAAAACGGATAACACAGCTTGAGAGCGATTATAGAACCATAGATCTCAAGCTCAATGTGGCCAATGACAGTAGTGTTTTTACTCTAGAAGCGGCCGATTCGGTAATCCATGACCTATTGATCGCTGTGTTATTGGTAGCGATCGTCATGCTGTTCTTCTTGCACAGTGTAAGAAACTCGCTAATTGTAATGGTGTCCATACCCGCCTCGTTGGTGGCGACATTTATAGGATTTTTGTTTTTAGACTATACCTTGAACCTAATGAGTTTGTTGGGATTGTCTTTGGTCGTAGGCATCTTGGTGGACGATGCCATCGTTGTGCTCGAAAACATCTACCGACATATGGAGATGGGCAAAAACCGTGTCCGCGCGGCCTATGACGGTACCGCTGAAATAGGGGGCACGGTAACATCGATAACGTTGGTAATCGTGGTCGTCTTTTTTCCGATCGCCATGAGCAGCGGTCTGGTGTCCAAAATCATTACGCAATTTTGTGTGACCATCATAATTTCGACTCTGTTGTCCCTATTGGCATCGTTTACCATTATTCCTTGGTTATCGTCCCGTTTTGGAAAATTGGAGCATATCACAGGTAAAAACCTGTTCGGTAGGCTTATCATTAAATTCGAAACACAATTAAAACGTTTCACGAATTGGATTTCCGGTTTATTGACTTGGTGCTTGGATCACTATAAAACAACTTTGTCTGTCGTTTTAGTTATATTCTTTGCTTCGATTGCCTTGGTAGGGGCTGGATTTATTGGGGGCGAATTCTTTGCCGCATCGGATAGGGGCGAGTTTTTGGTGCAGATAGAACTACCGAAAGATGCCTCATTGGAACAAAGTAATTTTATGGCCCAAAAAGCAGAGGCCTTTTTGAATACCCAGGAAGAGGTCAAGAGCCTTATCACTACTGTAGGCCAGACCAGCGAGGGCTTAGGTGCTTCACAGGCCACCGCTTACAAGGCGGAAATCAACGTTCAAATGGTAGATGAAAAGGAACGGGTGGACGATTCTTATGTATTTGCAGCCAAAACAAAACGTCGTTTAGAGAAAATATTGGTAGGTGCCAGGGTAAAGACGGTACCTATAAGTCTTTTGGGAGTGGCGGAGGAAGCCCCGTTGGCCTTGGTCGTGACCGGGCCTAGTTTGGATAGTGCCATGGTCTTTGCCAGAAAGGCCGAGGCGGAACTATATAAAATTCCCGGTGCCACGGAAATCGAATTGTCCGTAGAAACGGGAAACCCTGAAATCAATGTTCAGGTAGATCGGGATAAGATGACCTCCCTCGGCTTATCGTTACAAACGGTAGGATTGACAATGCAGACCGCATTTAACGGGAATACCGATGGCAAATTCAGGGCGGGAGAATATGAATATGATATTAACATACGCTACAATAGTTTTAATAGAAAAAGCATTGCCGATGTAGGGGATCTAATCCTTACGAACAATCAAGGGCGAGAAGTAAAACTCTCACAATTCGCCGACATTGTGGAAGCTTCAGGCCCGAGTCAATTGGAACGCCGGGACAAGACCGCTTCGGTTACCGTAAAAGGGCAGTCCGTTGGCCGGCCGGCCGGTACGGTCGCGGATGAATGGGAAGCTGCCTTTCAAGATGTCGAACGGCCCACAGGGGTCGATTACGTATGGGGTGGGGATAAAGAAAGGCAGTCGGAAGGGTTCGGAACACTGGGAATTGCTATGTTGGCGGCTGTTATATTGGTCTATTTAGTAATGGTTTCACTATACGACAGTTTTGTGCACCCATTCGTAGTTCTTTTTTCCATTCCATTATCGTTCATCGGAGCCTTGCTCGCATTGGCGTTAACAAACAATTCCCTGAACATCTTTACCATTCTTGGTATAATTATGCTGATCGGGCTGGTGTGTAAAAACGCCATTATCCTGGTTGACTTTGCCAACGAAAGGGTCCGGTCAGGGGAAACGGTCAGGAACGCTTTGATACAGGCCAACCACGCACGTCTCCGCCCAATTCTGATGACCACCATTGCCATGGTCTTCGGGATGCTTCCCATTGCGTTGGCTTCAGGCCCAGGATCAGGATGGAAAAATGGTCTTGCCTGGGTTATCATCGGAGGATTGATAAGTTCGCTTTTCTTGACCTTGATAATAGTACCGGTAATATATAATTTAATGGAAAAATTGGTACATAGGTTTACCAAGGGAACAAAAACTGATTATGAGGAGCTTATGGTGGCCGATTACGAGCATAAAAAATTGGTAGATGGCTTTAACCCGGACCACACACTCTAA
- a CDS encoding bestrophin family protein, with amino-acid sequence MKGFYQFFKRFGLSWRYIFWSFAAASIPFFFTSFYSKTFLVFPIIISIFLGILLYLYFGIFLKKAFLEWHEAQKLRKQIIGLTKTFFFQIANNTFDDNKLASEKIMGIQRRIIYRHLAFLISMKELAIQNTSKDFEGYLDKKEFNVVKRALNVPLKILKLQSEELKNLNKKAYVHEQAYVDLHNLGMKFIHCVGDCEFLVNKEFHNTNYEIANIGICFFIVITTLSTAPYLGFWSIFFAAFWGYGLFLLQNLQQYYLTPFNNSTSKIEIDKTINEIEYASLSLIVGEEVNNLLGKI; translated from the coding sequence ATGAAAGGTTTTTATCAATTTTTTAAACGATTCGGACTTTCTTGGAGGTATATATTTTGGTCTTTTGCAGCGGCTTCCATTCCATTCTTTTTTACAAGTTTTTATAGCAAAACATTTTTGGTTTTTCCAATAATTATCTCGATTTTTTTAGGAATATTGCTCTACCTATATTTCGGTATCTTCTTAAAAAAAGCATTTCTTGAATGGCACGAAGCTCAAAAATTACGGAAGCAAATTATCGGATTAACGAAAACCTTTTTCTTTCAAATTGCAAATAACACGTTTGACGATAACAAGCTGGCTTCAGAAAAAATTATGGGAATCCAAAGAAGAATTATTTACAGACATCTGGCTTTCCTCATTTCAATGAAGGAATTGGCAATACAAAATACTTCTAAAGATTTTGAAGGATATCTCGATAAGAAGGAGTTCAATGTTGTAAAACGGGCACTTAATGTACCATTAAAAATTTTAAAACTTCAATCCGAAGAACTAAAGAACTTAAATAAAAAAGCTTACGTGCATGAACAAGCTTATGTGGATCTCCACAATCTAGGAATGAAGTTTATCCATTGTGTTGGTGATTGTGAATTTCTGGTCAATAAAGAATTCCATAATACCAATTACGAAATAGCCAATATAGGCATCTGTTTTTTTATAGTTATCACAACGTTAAGTACTGCTCCGTATTTAGGATTTTGGTCTATTTTTTTTGCTGCTTTTTGGGGCTATGGTCTTTTCTTGCTGCAAAATCTTCAACAGTATTATTTAACTCCCTTCAATAATTCGACGTCCAAAATTGAGATTGATAAGACCATAAATGAAATTGAATATGCCTCCTTGTCATTAATTGTTGGTGAGGAAGTGAACAATTTATTAGGAAAGATTTAA
- a CDS encoding DUF6090 family protein, giving the protein MIKFFRKIRQNLLMENKTGKYFKFAMGEIVLVVIGILIALQISNWNERRKDLAQEQLVLMQLQREYISNLNQLDEKILMRNERISSL; this is encoded by the coding sequence ATGATAAAATTCTTTAGAAAAATTCGCCAGAACTTGCTTATGGAAAATAAAACTGGAAAATATTTTAAATTTGCAATGGGGGAAATTGTACTTGTTGTAATTGGAATTTTAATTGCGTTGCAAATTAGTAATTGGAATGAAAGGCGAAAAGATTTAGCTCAAGAACAATTAGTTCTGATGCAATTGCAAAGAGAATATATTAGCAATCTCAATCAACTAGATGAGAAAATACTTATGAGAAACGAAAGGATTAGTAGCTTGTAA
- a CDS encoding MBL fold metallo-hydrolase, with product MQQDKYGAVPSKEVQLGYKQFSNYKDGKFQNINSTPMLTPNYSWAQLLKEQLFERPQEAVPKEALPIVKTDLQNLSHDKDILVWFGHSSYFIQLDQKIYLIDPVFSGNASPIPGTNKAFAGTNIYQAEDFPVIDYLLITHDHYDHLDYPTILNLREKVDKVICGLGVGSHLKKWGYSSDKIIEFNWYENTKQTQDLAIHCEPARHFSGRGFSRNNTLWASFVIQSQTMTRYVGGDSGYDRHFEEIGNKYPSIDFAILDNGQYNAAWRAVHCFPEDVIQATKDLKATRILPAHSSKFKMANHNWFEPLETLI from the coding sequence ATGCAACAAGATAAATATGGAGCAGTTCCCTCAAAAGAAGTCCAGCTTGGGTACAAGCAATTTTCAAATTATAAGGATGGTAAATTTCAAAATATCAACTCTACCCCAATGCTCACCCCAAATTATTCCTGGGCACAATTGCTAAAAGAACAGTTGTTTGAAAGACCACAGGAAGCTGTTCCCAAAGAGGCATTACCAATTGTTAAAACAGATTTGCAAAATCTATCACACGATAAAGATATTCTGGTATGGTTTGGCCATTCTAGTTACTTCATTCAGTTAGACCAAAAAATCTATTTAATTGACCCAGTATTTAGCGGAAATGCTTCTCCTATTCCAGGTACAAACAAAGCTTTTGCTGGAACAAATATTTATCAGGCAGAGGATTTCCCTGTAATCGATTACCTACTTATTACCCACGACCATTATGACCATTTAGATTATCCAACGATTTTAAACCTAAGAGAAAAAGTGGACAAGGTAATATGCGGATTAGGTGTAGGCAGTCATTTAAAAAAATGGGGGTATTCTTCTGACAAAATCATCGAGTTTAATTGGTATGAAAACACTAAACAAACTCAGGACTTAGCCATTCATTGTGAACCTGCCCGACATTTTTCTGGAAGAGGATTTTCTCGCAACAACACGCTTTGGGCATCATTTGTCATTCAATCGCAAACAATGACCCGTTATGTGGGTGGAGACAGTGGGTACGATAGGCATTTTGAAGAAATTGGCAATAAATATCCTTCCATAGATTTTGCCATTCTGGATAATGGACAGTACAATGCTGCTTGGCGGGCTGTACACTGTTTTCCCGAAGATGTTATCCAAGCTACCAAGGATTTAAAAGCAACTCGAATATTGCCAGCACACTCCTCCAAATTTAAAATGGCTAATCATAACTGGTTTGAACCCTTAGAAACCCTAATCTAG
- a CDS encoding DUF6526 family protein, producing MVVAVSVFLTSLIARMYATKNQDRTIRAELRLRYYILTGKKFETLESKLTMGQIVALRFASDEELPSLTVRAVNENISPKAIKESIKNWLSDEHRV from the coding sequence ATGGTTGTAGCAGTCAGTGTTTTTCTTACTTCGTTGATAGCACGTATGTATGCTACTAAAAATCAGGACAGAACCATAAGAGCAGAACTAAGGCTTCGCTACTATATTTTAACAGGTAAAAAATTTGAAACCTTGGAAAGTAAATTAACTATGGGTCAAATTGTAGCCCTAAGATTTGCTTCAGATGAAGAGTTGCCTTCCTTGACAGTAAGAGCAGTTAACGAAAATATTAGCCCGAAAGCTATCAAAGAAAGTATTAAGAACTGGTTATCTGATGAGCACAGAGTTTAA
- a CDS encoding DUF6526 family protein gives MQSFKNHTRYYPLHHFILSPLTLIGVTLSIVL, from the coding sequence ATGCAAAGTTTTAAAAATCACACTCGTTACTATCCACTTCATCATTTTATTTTATCACCCCTTACCTTAATCGGGGTGACATTGAGCATCGTATTGTAG
- a CDS encoding MarR family winged helix-turn-helix transcriptional regulator has product MNEEPSLELENQYCFPIYAASRVVTKLYTPLLNMLGLTYPQYLTMLVLWQYHTLTVNEIGDKLMLESNTLTPLLKRLENQELITRKRSSIDERVVEISLTKKGVELKQQANIIPEKLAYSIGTLGIDQEEMEKMKRTLQKLIAISVQKNR; this is encoded by the coding sequence ATGAATGAAGAACCAAGTCTAGAATTAGAGAATCAATATTGTTTCCCCATTTACGCAGCTTCCAGAGTTGTAACAAAACTTTATACACCACTTCTCAATATGTTGGGGCTTACCTACCCTCAGTATTTAACCATGTTAGTACTTTGGCAATACCACACCCTAACAGTAAATGAAATTGGGGATAAATTAATGCTGGAGTCCAACACATTAACTCCTTTATTAAAAAGGTTGGAAAACCAGGAGTTGATAACTCGTAAACGCTCCTCTATTGATGAACGTGTGGTAGAAATTAGCCTGACAAAGAAAGGCGTAGAATTAAAACAGCAGGCAAATATCATCCCAGAAAAATTGGCTTATTCAATAGGTACTTTGGGTATAGACCAAGAAGAAATGGAAAAAATGAAACGAACCTTGCAAAAGCTCATTGCCATTTCAGTACAAAAAAATAGATAG
- a CDS encoding dienelactone hydrolase family protein has protein sequence MKNTKTFLLLLLAITLSATSLIAQSRDQEKSKIKTEEISYKDGEVNLKGFVYYPAKQKSKQPAILVVPEWWGLNEYVKSRAKMLAELGYVAFAVDMYGNGFVVDNPTDAQANAGSFYSDPNLIKSRMQAAYKTVTQLEQVNAAKVSSIGYCFGGTVSLFAASLGVPLETVVSFHGGLTGFQASPAMQNTEVLICHGASDSFVPQADIDNFHEQMKKNNITYQFKSYENATHAFTNKESTEVGEKFNIPISYNEEADKASWKDMKAFFKMYFPTNK, from the coding sequence ATGAAAAACACAAAAACATTCCTTTTATTGCTTCTTGCAATAACACTTAGTGCGACTTCTTTGATAGCACAAAGTAGAGACCAAGAAAAAAGTAAAATAAAAACTGAAGAGATTTCTTATAAAGACGGAGAAGTTAACCTTAAAGGTTTTGTTTATTACCCTGCAAAGCAAAAAAGCAAACAACCGGCAATTTTAGTAGTGCCTGAGTGGTGGGGTCTTAATGAATATGTAAAGAGCCGTGCCAAAATGCTGGCTGAACTTGGGTATGTAGCTTTTGCAGTAGATATGTACGGAAATGGTTTTGTGGTAGATAATCCAACCGATGCCCAAGCAAATGCCGGAAGTTTCTATAGCGACCCTAATCTGATAAAAAGCAGAATGCAGGCTGCCTACAAAACCGTTACTCAACTCGAACAGGTAAATGCTGCTAAGGTAAGCTCTATTGGCTATTGCTTTGGAGGAACGGTTTCATTATTTGCGGCTAGTTTGGGAGTGCCTTTAGAAACAGTGGTGAGTTTTCACGGTGGGTTAACAGGATTTCAGGCTAGTCCTGCCATGCAAAATACCGAGGTTTTAATATGTCATGGGGCAAGTGATTCTTTTGTACCTCAAGCTGATATCGATAATTTTCATGAACAGATGAAAAAAAATAATATAACCTATCAGTTTAAATCTTATGAGAACGCTACACACGCATTTACCAACAAAGAATCCACTGAGGTTGGAGAAAAATTCAACATCCCAATTTCCTATAATGAGGAAGCAGACAAAGCTTCTTGGAAAGACATGAAAGCATTTTTTAAGATGTATTTCCCAACAAACAAATAG
- a CDS encoding aldo/keto reductase, with product MKYNQLGNSGILVSELCLGTMSFGSSGYWSVVGSLDYKDSKRLVDIAIDSGINYFDSADVYSHGQSEEILGKAVKDKRKDMIIATKVRGRMSKEINNVGLSRKHIIESCHNSLKRLGTDYIDHYILHSYDPITPFEETISTLDDLVSQGKIRYYGVSNFPAWQLMKFISTAEKNHWQKPVSLQAIYSLISRDVEYELMPLCLDQKLAFTPWSPLGGGFLTGKYRKDKPMPEGARRTNEEQNFIQIDPEKGYALVDELEKIAIKYDATVPQAALNYLLRKDGVTSVLIGATKPHQLEDNIKTTDWKMEAEDVKKLDDLTTLNPIYPHWMLQFTAKDRTNGEFFM from the coding sequence ATGAAGTATAATCAATTAGGAAATTCAGGGATTTTAGTTTCAGAACTGTGCTTGGGAACGATGAGTTTTGGAAGCAGTGGCTACTGGAGTGTAGTGGGGTCTCTAGATTATAAAGACAGTAAGAGATTGGTGGACATTGCTATAGATTCGGGTATCAACTATTTCGACTCGGCAGATGTGTACTCTCACGGTCAATCAGAAGAAATATTGGGAAAAGCAGTTAAAGACAAACGAAAGGACATGATCATCGCTACCAAAGTACGTGGCAGAATGAGTAAAGAAATTAATAATGTGGGGCTTTCCAGAAAACATATTATAGAGAGCTGCCACAATAGCTTAAAACGATTGGGCACAGACTATATTGACCACTACATCCTACACAGTTATGATCCCATCACTCCATTTGAAGAGACCATCTCTACCCTTGACGACCTCGTATCACAAGGAAAAATAAGATATTATGGAGTAAGTAATTTTCCAGCCTGGCAGCTAATGAAATTTATCAGTACCGCTGAAAAAAATCACTGGCAAAAACCAGTTTCATTGCAAGCCATCTATTCCCTTATTTCAAGAGATGTAGAATATGAATTGATGCCTCTTTGTTTGGATCAAAAATTAGCCTTTACCCCTTGGTCACCATTAGGTGGAGGATTTTTAACAGGTAAATACCGAAAAGACAAACCTATGCCTGAAGGAGCAAGAAGAACTAACGAAGAGCAGAATTTTATCCAAATAGACCCTGAAAAAGGTTATGCCTTGGTTGATGAGTTAGAAAAAATTGCTATTAAATATGATGCTACAGTTCCGCAAGCTGCACTCAACTACCTTTTGAGAAAAGATGGTGTAACCTCGGTACTTATTGGTGCTACCAAGCCACACCAATTAGAAGACAATATTAAAACCACTGACTGGAAAATGGAAGCTGAAGATGTAAAGAAGCTTGACGACTTAACCACACTTAACCCAATCTATCCACATTGGATGCTTCAATTTACTGCAAAGGACAGAACCAATGGCGAATTTTTCATGTAA
- a CDS encoding helix-turn-helix domain-containing protein, protein MKNKASTLINETNGELAFKLFSFSDDSNFDHIQRHNYYSIILLLKGEAQLQIELEKYTISNKKVICISPYQPYSLKSIKLISGIVLNFHSDFFCTYKHQNEIETEGILFHNIFGPSFFNLPNEETLLNIMTQMELEITHGKIGQHESLVSYLKIFLISILRIKNLDTDSEKIASKGNSKPQILQSLINSIEANYKTKHTPKDYSEVLNISSTVLSKLVKDYFNKTLTKLIAQRIVVEAKRELYLTSKSVKEVAFLLGYTDEYYFSRFFKKQVGVSPNIYRKTVGFAKAER, encoded by the coding sequence GTGAAAAATAAAGCATCAACACTTATCAATGAGACAAATGGAGAACTAGCATTTAAGCTATTTTCTTTTAGTGACGATAGTAATTTTGACCATATACAAAGGCATAATTATTATTCTATTATACTTCTTCTCAAAGGTGAGGCCCAGTTACAAATAGAGCTAGAAAAATATACGATTTCTAATAAAAAAGTTATCTGTATTTCACCTTATCAGCCCTATTCCTTAAAGTCTATCAAACTTATTTCCGGAATCGTGTTGAATTTTCATTCTGACTTCTTCTGTACTTATAAGCATCAAAATGAGATTGAAACAGAAGGCATCTTATTTCATAATATTTTTGGACCTTCCTTTTTCAATTTGCCAAATGAGGAAACACTTCTAAATATTATGACTCAAATGGAGTTGGAAATTACACATGGCAAAATAGGACAACACGAATCACTTGTGTCTTATTTAAAGATATTTCTTATTTCAATCTTAAGGATAAAAAACTTAGATACAGATAGTGAAAAAATAGCATCTAAAGGAAATAGTAAACCTCAGATTTTACAATCGCTGATAAATTCTATTGAAGCAAATTACAAGACAAAACATACTCCCAAAGACTATTCTGAAGTTTTAAATATTTCTTCGACTGTGTTAAGTAAACTTGTTAAAGACTATTTTAACAAAACACTAACCAAACTTATAGCACAACGAATAGTTGTTGAAGCAAAAAGAGAGTTATATCTTACATCAAAATCCGTAAAGGAAGTCGCTTTTTTACTCGGATATACAGATGAATATTATTTCAGTAGATTTTTTAAAAAACAAGTCGGAGTCTCTCCTAATATTTACCGTAAAACAGTTGGTTTTGCAAAGGCGGAACGTTAA
- a CDS encoding putative quinol monooxygenase has product MKFALLVRLQAKTGREQEVENFITNALPLAIDEPDTMTWYAIKIDASTFGIFDTFPHEEGRQAHLSGKIANALMANASELLAEDPTIEKVDILAAKTQMS; this is encoded by the coding sequence ATGAAATTCGCATTATTAGTCAGATTGCAAGCAAAGACAGGAAGAGAGCAAGAGGTAGAAAACTTTATTACAAACGCGCTTCCTCTAGCGATTGATGAACCAGATACAATGACTTGGTATGCTATTAAAATTGATGCTTCTACTTTTGGCATCTTTGATACTTTTCCACACGAAGAAGGAAGACAAGCACATTTATCAGGTAAAATTGCTAATGCACTTATGGCAAATGCTTCAGAATTATTAGCTGAAGACCCAACAATTGAAAAAGTGGACATATTAGCAGCAAAAACGCAAATGAGCTAA
- a CDS encoding VOC family protein — MKHAIQNFQIPVIEFDRALKFYTTVMGYDLQIMEFQGAKMAIFRYDTKDGVGGTIIEAEWLEPSDNGTLVYLQAGEDLQPFLDRVSTAGGKELFPKTELGPGMGFFGIFKDTEGNRVGLYSKK, encoded by the coding sequence ATGAAACACGCAATCCAAAACTTTCAAATACCGGTCATTGAATTTGACCGTGCGTTAAAGTTCTATACTACCGTAATGGGCTATGACTTGCAGATAATGGAATTTCAAGGCGCTAAAATGGCAATCTTCCGATACGACACAAAAGACGGGGTTGGAGGCACTATTATCGAGGCGGAGTGGCTCGAACCTTCGGATAACGGCACCCTTGTTTATTTGCAGGCGGGGGAAGACCTGCAACCGTTCCTGGACCGAGTATCCACAGCCGGTGGCAAGGAATTGTTTCCCAAGACGGAGTTGGGTCCCGGAATGGGCTTTTTCGGGATCTTCAAGGATACCGAAGGAAACCGTGTAGGTCTGTATTCCAAAAAATAA
- a CDS encoding VOC family protein produces the protein MTNTFHSLQKPMQRYRFFISTYFFLFLSFTSFAQQIEVDSMYAMVYTVGKNWNDEIPVHDQSYFTAHSRHLALLRKTDKIVMGGRYDDKGFMLLKAKNIEEAEAIVQRDSSVIFQTFDVALYPFDIFYSGYVVNNKNTLEKKEPKVKGLGGFFFRSKNPEELRIWYREHLGIEGGDEGTSFEWRKVDDPTSSGFTVWHAFSKTDDYFDVAGQEFMINYRVQNLEGLLEDLRKKGVEIVGETKTYDYGSFAWILDLEGRKVELWQPNDSIYDEITEQRMKSN, from the coding sequence ATGACCAATACGTTTCATTCATTACAGAAGCCGATGCAAAGATATAGGTTCTTTATTTCAACATACTTCTTTCTCTTTTTGAGCTTTACCTCATTCGCCCAACAAATCGAAGTTGACAGCATGTATGCAATGGTCTATACCGTTGGAAAAAATTGGAACGATGAGATTCCCGTTCATGACCAATCCTATTTTACGGCACATTCCAGACACCTTGCGCTGCTTCGAAAAACAGATAAAATTGTTATGGGCGGCCGGTATGACGACAAGGGGTTTATGCTTCTGAAAGCAAAAAATATTGAGGAGGCCGAAGCTATTGTTCAAAGGGATTCTTCAGTGATATTCCAAACGTTCGATGTGGCATTGTATCCCTTCGATATTTTTTATTCCGGTTATGTGGTCAACAACAAGAATACCTTAGAGAAAAAGGAGCCGAAGGTAAAAGGACTTGGAGGTTTCTTTTTTAGGAGCAAAAATCCGGAAGAATTAAGAATTTGGTACAGAGAACATTTAGGAATCGAAGGTGGGGATGAGGGAACCTCGTTCGAATGGCGGAAAGTCGATGATCCTACATCATCGGGCTTTACGGTCTGGCATGCTTTTTCGAAAACCGACGATTACTTTGATGTTGCCGGCCAAGAATTTATGATTAACTATCGTGTGCAAAACCTGGAAGGCCTTCTAGAAGACCTTCGTAAAAAAGGGGTTGAAATCGTGGGAGAGACCAAAACCTACGATTACGGAAGTTTTGCTTGGATATTAGATCTGGAGGGCCGAAAGGTAGAACTATGGCAGCCCAACGATAGCATTTATGACGAGATTACCGAACAACGTATGAAGAGCAACTAA